Genomic window (Pyrus communis chromosome 13, drPyrComm1.1, whole genome shotgun sequence):
ATTAACCATGTGATAAAGGAACTCACCTTCATATCACCACGAAAGGTACAACTCGTCCTCTaatatcatttggcaacttgccactctTATCACTAACTAGGTGATGAAGGAATTCACCTTCGTATCACCAACCAGGCGATGAGGAGTACAACTAGtattattaataaatatttttgccTCAGCAACTCACCGTTCTTTCCACCACCTAGGTGATAAGTGGTAGAACTTGTACTTGTGAACTCTTAGCATTCACAAATAATCAAAACCCTCAAGCCTTACAAGTCAACTGGGGGAGCACTTATGCCCAACAAGGGTTATAGTCACCAACGAAGTCTTATTGCAAGCCAACAAGGGCTTCAGTGCATGATATACAAAGATCAAGCTCTTCAACCCTCTTGCATCTACTCCAGACATTTCCCCTTTGTAACAATGCAAACACTACAACTTGtagaaagcttcacacactcttgatcaagactaTGTGAAGCAAATTTCAATTTATATGGTTCCTCCGAACCTTCAACTACTACAATGTGTGGCTTGCCTCGCACTCTGTtgctcaagagtgtggaagcaaaatatgTATATGATGTATCTTTCACATTTTCTTGTCCctagttaaaaataaataaataaaaaattaaaaaaaatccgaaaaaaaagaaaggaaaccCAGTAACACAAatgtcaaaagcttcacacactcttgatcgagatagtgtgaagcaaaaccaattCATGGTGCCAAATataaaagcttcacctacaaaacttcacctacaaagtttcaacccCAAAGCTTCAACCTAAAAGTTactacaaagcttcacctatAAATCTTCAACACTAAAACATgtaaaagcttcacacactcttgatcaagatagtgtgaagcaaaatcaatttgtGGTGTCCTAATAATAGCTTTAACTATTCAAGCAATGTACCCAAACAAAAACTTACAACCAAAAACCTACAATCAATAAACCTTACCTATTAAACTATTTTCCAAACACAAAACTTTGCtacaaataatatataaaataaaataaaaaaataaaaaaaaaaaaaaaaaaagagaaaattgttCACAAAACTCAAGATTTTTGGCAATCTATGCAACAACAATAGTACAAACAAAACAACTTTAAACATCAACTTTCTCATCCTTTTTCTCCATTCACAAGGTCCTTGTTACATATTATACGACTACTTATATCCTTCTCTACATTTTATGGTGACTAATCAGCTCCTATCTATGACAATAACCTGTTCCACCCAACAGGTTAAGCAAATATTCAGTCAGAAACATGAAAAACCCCCACCTTACCCACTGGCCCTAGCCCCAAAACAGCGGCAGCAAGCTTCAAGTTGCAGCACcttctctgcactttcataccttcATCCACCAGCTACAACCTTCAACGTAACCTTGGCAAGTGGGTGAAGTTGAAGAAGTGTGGGACGGCACGTTTTGAAGGGACAGCTTTGGGCTTAATTTCTGGAATGGCTAAGGGAAATGGGGAAAAAGGCACGGGTGGGGCAAGGACAAAAGGCTAGGTTTCGAGCAGGCCTCGGGCCGATTTCAACAAAGGCCGGGTTGGTATTAGGCTTCACATAAAAGGGGAGATCGGCCGGacctagaaaacaaaaaaaaaaaaaaaaaaaaaaaaaaaaacacacacacacaataccCCAACAAGGGGCGCTTGGGCTTCACATTCTTCGAGCATGTTGATAGTTGGGGGACAGTAGATCGATTTTTCAAAGCAGACATTGTTGGTTGTTTTGATAACATTGATCACACTCTTCTATATAGAAGAATTGGTTTAGATATGGTTGAGAGCAGTGAGGGCTTTTGTAACTCAAATTTTCAGCTTTCTAAACAGTTACATACTTCTGTTGAGGTTTCTACTTGAGAACACGTCGAGTATTATTTTGATCTTCATTCACATCTCAACAGCAAAAAGAGAGGGGGAAAGGGAGCTTAATTATTTACAGAATGGATAGGAGTAATAGTAGAAGGTTTATTCCAGAACTTGGCTCGGCCATAAACGCTTCCACCTTGCAATTTCCTCATCGTTGTAAAGCTTTCGGATTCCTCCATAGAAGCCGTCTGCTTCATTGCCTTCTTCTCGATGGTCCTTCCTGTTTATCGTCATTTGTCTCCACCGGGATCCAGGAGTGTAATGATGGAACTCCAGCACTACTATATCTGTAATTAGAGAGTACTTGTTTGTCAGATACTTATATACAGTAATGGTAGTAAAGAAAATGGTCGTAGAATCCTAGCcccggaagaaaaaaaatactatgtAAACTCCGCTTCCTTCGGATAGCCTAAGGGTCACAAGTGATTAGAAGAAACAAAAGAATGCATGAAACAGATGGTTTACATATGAGAAATATGAATTCAGCAAGACACGTAggttttccttttcatttttagtCAAGCGTCACTTCTTTCGTTTATAAAACAATGATCAAAATGCAAGGGATGGGAAAACCGCTATCCTCTAAGAACAAACAATTATGTTGAGGGAAATAAAACATATTCGACACCAAAACATGGATAAGACATCAGATTTGGTCATGACAAACCACCGTAGCAGGGACACATTCCTCAAACGTAAGAAACAGAGAAGGACGTTTCAGCATCAAGTTATCTTTATGTCTAGGTTTAGAGTTTTCTGCTGTCTAAATTAATGCAGGACATGGATTCCCATGCTGAAAGTGCTTGAATGCCCAACTATTCAGGGGAAGAAATATCCTAAACTCCATAGATTTCTATATGAAGACTTTAGTACCAGAGAAAGtagaggttccaccataaaaccaattggcaatacgAGGAGTAGACCAATCTCTTacacatgcaaggtcccttctctcatcaatgtgagattcattctcaacaagtACGGCATCTCATGCATGATATTTATCGACTGACATAGGAAGGAATTCTGTCTTTTGTAACAcggaaaaaagaaacaaaaaagcgAGAAAGAAGTATGTATCTCCCAGtaatgaaaaaaacaaagaaagcagaATTGCAGAAACTGAAATGTCGTTCTCACCATTGTAGTGACAACGGCAGTGATTCACATTCCCATTGCACAACTCTAAGTGACCAATGACACCATACCACCAACCTAAAATACATAAGAATCCAAATTATTGCCAAATTCCTTCCAAAGGTAATGGAAAATATAGAGACATTTGAAGGTGGGATTTAGAAACACACCATAAGGAAATTCATTGTTTCTTCTCCACTGGATCTCAATATGATCACCGGGTTTTAAGTCATGTAAACAATCAGAAACATGAAGTTTGTAAGGAGGAGTATCAACTGGAGCCGCTCTTAATCTATCCCATGGTATATTTTCCTCTACTACCCTCCGCCCATAAGGTGAATACCTGCAATGTACATTTTTGAATTCAAGAGAGGACCATTCAGAAATAAGCCTTTCCAGAATTGAACTTTATATATGAATACGCGCATATAAAGAAGACTGTTACTCTACCGTGCTTGAAATGTGTTTGTCCACGAATCATAGCGCAGTTGTGCATCATAACAAGACAGCAGAAACCCTAGATTACCATGCTGCAGGAAAAGAcgcatatatatagatatatataagGTGTTCATTGAATTGTCAAGCaagaaaacaacaaacaaacaaacaaaaaaattgtacaaactATAAATTAGCAGAGATAGATACTACTGATAATATTTGCGGCAATACCTCGCGGTTGTAGACCTGAGCCGGGAACCAGAACTTGCCACTTTCGAGAGAGAGATACAGAGACATGATCGAATGGACTGGTAAACTACGACTGCTAGCCTTCACTTTACAATTACACACACAAGTTACTGATTGTGGCAGAGTAGTCCATGTGGAAGGCAAAATGATAGCCGCAAGGGACTCCATTAGACCTTTTTTCTTGGTCTTGAGACAGTAATGTCTGATTCTATTTCTTGAGGCCACATGCAGTTGCCATTGTCTGTAAGCAGCAGGCCCAATAAGTGTACCCCATT
Coding sequences:
- the LOC137713379 gene encoding F-box protein At2g26850-like — translated: MLYLLISFVSFILLSKSFTHHKPMLQTWEDNIRLISLKFWSGSSSFLQKNWISLQPITSKLKKMVTSGSNVEGQREERETSLSLLDLPDLALGCILEKLPPSGLCSMAAVCSSLRESCRSDHLWDNHMKHKWGTLIGPAAYRQWQLHVASRNRIRHYCLKTKKKGLMESLAAIILPSTWTTLPQSVTCVCNCKVKASSRSLPVHSIMSLYLSLESGKFWFPAQVYNREHGNLGFLLSCYDAQLRYDSWTNTFQARYSPYGRRVVEENIPWDRLRAAPVDTPPYKLHVSDCLHDLKPGDHIEIQWRRNNEFPYGWWYGVIGHLELCNGNVNHCRCHYNDIVVLEFHHYTPGSRWRQMTINRKDHREEGNEADGFYGGIRKLYNDEEIARWKRLWPSQVLE